A DNA window from Anaerocolumna sp. AGMB13020 contains the following coding sequences:
- a CDS encoding DsbA family oxidoreductase, whose amino-acid sequence MKIEIWSDFACPFCYLGKRRLELALEDYDKKEDVEISFRSFELDPSAKKKYDESLHELIAGKYGISVEEAKASNSQIISQANEIGLNYNFEDIIPTNTFDAHRLTQYAKTKGKGMELTERIFRAYFEESLNISEHEILSALAEEVGLSKEAAMEVLTSDKYAEEVRQDEKSASRYAVRGVPYFLIDEKYAVSGAQPTETFLQVLRKFG is encoded by the coding sequence ATGAAAATTGAAATATGGTCGGATTTTGCCTGCCCTTTTTGTTATTTGGGAAAGAGACGCCTTGAACTGGCATTAGAAGATTATGATAAAAAAGAGGATGTGGAGATAAGTTTTCGAAGTTTTGAGCTAGACCCCTCTGCCAAAAAGAAATATGATGAGAGCCTGCATGAACTGATCGCTGGTAAATATGGGATTAGTGTGGAGGAAGCCAAAGCCTCCAACAGTCAGATCATCAGTCAGGCAAATGAGATAGGTCTTAACTATAATTTTGAAGATATCATACCAACCAATACCTTTGACGCACATCGCCTGACCCAGTATGCAAAAACGAAAGGAAAGGGTATGGAACTGACAGAACGTATCTTCAGGGCATATTTTGAAGAATCCCTAAACATTTCTGAACATGAGATATTATCAGCGCTGGCAGAAGAGGTTGGACTATCAAAGGAAGCAGCAATGGAAGTACTGACAAGTGATAAATATGCAGAAGAAGTTAGACAGGATGAGAAATCTGCATCTCGTTACGCTGTACGAGGAGTGCCTTATTTTCTGATAGATGAAAAATACGCAGTATCAGGTGCTCAACCAACGGAAACCTTTTTACAGGTATTAAGAAAATTTGGCTGA
- a CDS encoding pirin family protein: MDDIRKIKRITKGEPGVDGAGVKLVRVIGYHDTKDYDPFLMMDAFDSHNPEDYVKGFPWHPHRGIETITYLIEGEIEHQDSLGNIGTIKNGDCQWMTAGSGIIHQEMPKPSNRMLGAQIWLNLPARYKMVAPKYGDIKHENIPLIKEEKSTVRIIAGDYKTTSGAFKAEYVKATYLDVEVEANSEWYYETEEDSTVFLYILNGEGSFEPVSNEVISEKQAVLFEKGKRVYVKSKENGIRFLLLSAKPLKEPIAWGGPVVMNTKEELNQAFRELDEDSFIK; the protein is encoded by the coding sequence ATGGATGACATCAGAAAAATAAAAAGAATTACAAAAGGTGAACCTGGGGTTGACGGAGCAGGAGTTAAACTGGTGCGTGTCATTGGTTACCATGATACGAAAGATTATGACCCTTTCCTGATGATGGATGCATTTGATTCCCACAACCCGGAGGATTATGTAAAAGGCTTTCCCTGGCACCCTCACAGAGGTATTGAAACCATAACCTATTTGATTGAAGGAGAAATTGAACACCAGGACTCTTTGGGTAATATCGGAACTATAAAGAATGGAGACTGCCAATGGATGACCGCAGGTTCCGGAATCATTCATCAGGAAATGCCGAAGCCTTCGAATAGAATGCTGGGGGCACAGATATGGCTTAATCTGCCTGCCAGGTATAAGATGGTAGCACCTAAGTATGGGGATATCAAGCATGAGAATATACCGTTAATCAAAGAAGAGAAGAGTACTGTCCGTATCATTGCCGGTGATTACAAGACTACCTCCGGAGCTTTTAAAGCAGAGTATGTGAAAGCAACATATCTGGATGTGGAGGTAGAGGCAAACAGCGAATGGTATTATGAAACAGAAGAAGATTCCACTGTGTTTTTATATATCCTTAATGGTGAAGGAAGTTTTGAACCCGTCAGCAATGAAGTAATAAGCGAAAAGCAGGCAGTCTTATTTGAGAAAGGGAAAAGGGTATATGTAAAGAGCAAAGAAAATGGAATCAGATTTCTGCTGCTTTCAGCGAAACCCTTAAAGGAACCAATTGCCTGGGGGGGACCTGTTGTAATGAATACAAAAGAGGAATTGAATCAAGCTTTCAGAGAACTGGATGAGGATAGCTTTATAAAATAA
- a CDS encoding putative polysaccharide biosynthesis protein produces the protein MRHGNNRFVKQAMFLSITGILVKIIGVAYGVPLTNIIGDLGNTYYSSAYYVYSIILLICSYSIPMGLSKIMSERIAIGQHRTASRVFLCALLYVCLVGGGASLLTFFFADRIVDFKQSIITMKILAPTIFLSGILSVFRGYYQAKGTMLPTAISQLLEQLVNAAASIWFAITWTRLSLLKGSKTGIAEYGAAGGAAGTGAGVAVALIFILILFYVNRRKHKLKSYVVSDTAALSYKETFKLIFALLTPVILSTCLYNFVGIFDMKLYFKTVQIKSIDITADASLYGIFSRKYSPLANVPIAIAASMSATLVPVISTAFAKKEFQIVKSRIYSGMKYSMLFVIPAAFGLGALAEPILNLLFPNSDILAVHLLQIGSISIILYGMSTILNGVLQGIGKVNVPLMNSGAALLIHMAVLVPLLLFTELKIYAIIATIILYSLIICILNLIAVYRVLGYIQEIKQTFCIPILSAIIMSLAAMISYRLTDKLFSSTLLSPRISCGIGVILSVAVGAFVYFFTVLNLGNYEAELKRFPIFQLIILKKKRSNQKAA, from the coding sequence ATGAGACATGGAAATAACAGATTTGTAAAACAGGCAATGTTCCTGTCAATAACAGGCATATTAGTAAAGATAATTGGCGTTGCCTATGGTGTGCCCTTAACAAATATCATCGGCGACCTTGGAAATACTTATTATTCCTCCGCTTATTATGTTTACAGTATTATTCTGCTTATCTGTTCCTACAGCATACCAATGGGATTATCCAAAATCATGTCAGAGAGAATTGCCATAGGCCAGCATCGCACCGCAAGCAGAGTTTTTCTATGCGCCTTGTTATATGTGTGTTTAGTGGGCGGAGGAGCTTCTTTACTTACCTTTTTCTTTGCCGACAGGATTGTGGATTTTAAGCAATCCATTATTACAATGAAAATCCTGGCTCCTACTATTTTTCTCTCCGGTATCTTAAGCGTTTTTCGTGGATATTATCAGGCTAAGGGAACCATGCTACCCACAGCCATTTCCCAACTTCTTGAACAGCTTGTAAATGCTGCAGCCAGCATTTGGTTTGCCATAACCTGGACAAGATTATCTCTCTTAAAAGGCAGCAAAACCGGCATAGCTGAGTACGGTGCTGCTGGCGGTGCTGCTGGAACCGGTGCAGGTGTTGCTGTTGCGTTAATTTTTATTCTGATTTTATTCTATGTAAATCGCAGGAAGCATAAATTGAAGTCTTACGTTGTATCAGATACTGCTGCCTTATCCTACAAAGAAACCTTCAAATTGATCTTTGCCCTGCTTACACCTGTAATCCTCAGCACCTGTCTCTATAATTTTGTTGGTATATTTGATATGAAACTTTATTTTAAAACAGTACAGATAAAATCCATTGATATTACAGCGGATGCCAGCCTCTACGGCATCTTCAGCCGCAAATATTCGCCCTTAGCCAATGTTCCCATTGCAATTGCTGCTTCTATGTCTGCCACTCTGGTTCCGGTAATTTCCACCGCCTTTGCCAAAAAAGAATTTCAGATCGTAAAGAGCAGAATTTACAGCGGCATGAAATACTCCATGCTGTTTGTTATTCCCGCTGCCTTTGGCCTCGGTGCATTAGCAGAACCAATACTTAATCTGTTATTTCCAAATTCTGATATTCTAGCAGTTCACCTACTTCAAATAGGCAGTATTTCTATTATCCTTTACGGAATGTCAACTATTCTGAACGGTGTCTTACAGGGCATCGGCAAAGTAAATGTACCACTTATGAATTCTGGTGCGGCATTACTTATTCATATGGCAGTCTTAGTCCCTCTGCTATTGTTTACCGAATTAAAAATATATGCCATTATAGCCACTATAATCCTCTACTCTCTGATTATCTGCATCCTGAACCTGATTGCAGTCTATAGAGTTCTTGGCTATATACAGGAAATAAAGCAGACTTTCTGTATTCCTATTTTAAGTGCCATTATTATGAGCCTGGCCGCAATGATAAGTTACAGACTAACTGATAAGTTGTTTTCATCTACTCTATTATCTCCCAGGATATCCTGTGGAATTGGGGTTATACTTTCTGTTGCAGTTGGTGCTTTTGTTTATTTTTTTACGGTATTGAATTTGGGGAATTATGAAGCGGAGCTTAAACGGTTTCCTATATTTCAATTGATCATACTTAAGAAAAAACGATCAAATCAAAAGGCAGCTTAG
- a CDS encoding helix-turn-helix transcriptional regulator, whose amino-acid sequence MIKVTNCGHDSKHKTKFHIIRKTGVGNYILLLVKTEAFFELNGRIEITSPNMAILFDRNTYMHYGSHKDYYNDDWIHFDFTDEASLVETLKLPLNQPVYLPQINYLSNFVRMLVQENHAGSPHREALQDSLMRILLYSLDTQIATLPASIDNNKYYPLMNRLRLDIHNTPHRKWTVEEMAASVHMSTSYFQHLYKDIYHISCMQEVIMARIERAKFYLTTTDMSIKALSDFCGYESDLHFIRQFKKKEGLTPTEYRQLYKPVQD is encoded by the coding sequence ATGATTAAAGTTACCAATTGCGGACACGATTCCAAGCATAAAACAAAATTTCATATTATTCGTAAAACCGGTGTAGGGAACTATATACTTCTTCTGGTAAAGACAGAGGCTTTTTTTGAGTTAAATGGCAGAATAGAGATAACCAGCCCAAATATGGCCATACTCTTTGACCGCAATACCTATATGCATTATGGCTCCCATAAAGACTATTATAATGATGACTGGATTCATTTTGATTTTACGGATGAAGCATCCCTGGTGGAGACTTTAAAGTTACCCCTGAACCAGCCTGTGTATTTACCACAAATTAATTACCTGTCTAATTTTGTTCGTATGCTGGTACAGGAGAATCATGCGGGTTCTCCCCACCGCGAAGCCTTACAGGATTCTCTTATGAGAATTCTTTTGTACAGCCTGGATACTCAGATTGCTACTCTTCCTGCCAGTATCGATAACAATAAATATTATCCTCTTATGAACCGTCTGCGTCTGGATATCCATAACACTCCCCATAGAAAATGGACTGTGGAAGAAATGGCGGCTTCCGTCCACATGAGCACCTCCTATTTTCAACACCTGTATAAAGATATCTATCACATTTCCTGTATGCAGGAAGTCATTATGGCAAGAATAGAGAGAGCAAAGTTTTATTTGACTACTACTGACATGTCAATAAAGGCGCTTTCCGATTTCTGTGGTTATGAAAGCGATCTTCATTTCATAAGACAGTTTAAGAAGAAGGAAGGTCTGACACCGACTGAGTACCGGCAACTTTATAAACCTGTACAGGATTAA
- a CDS encoding NAD(P)/FAD-dependent oxidoreductase — MQKYDVIIIGAGPSGIFCAYELIKEKKDLKILMVEKGRPIEKRMCPKRTTKHCVGCKPCSITTGFAGAGAFSDGKLSLSPDVGGNLPDILGYEKTIELLKESDDIYLSFGADTSVYGIDKDEEIREIRRRAINANLKLIECPIRHLGTEEGYKIYTRLQEHLLASGVEMKFNTMVQDILIEDKKVQAVVCADGNTYYADEIVSAIGREGSDWFSHICQSHGIETRVGTVDIGVRVEVRDEVMEFLNKNLYEAKLVYYTPTFDDKVRTFCSNPSGEVATEYYENGLAVVNGHAYKSKEMKTNNTNFAILVSKNFTKPFKTPIEYGKYIAQLSNMLCDGRILVQTFGDFQRGRRTTEERLCRNNLIPTLKDAVPGDLSLVFPHRIMVDIKEMILALDKVTPGIASDETLLYGVEVKFYSNKVVVDKDFETSISGLRAIGDGASVTRGLQQASANGISVAKSILAKMA; from the coding sequence ATGCAGAAATACGACGTAATAATTATCGGTGCCGGTCCTTCCGGTATTTTTTGTGCCTATGAACTCATCAAAGAGAAAAAAGACCTGAAAATACTTATGGTAGAAAAAGGCCGCCCAATCGAAAAAAGAATGTGCCCCAAGAGAACAACCAAACATTGCGTTGGCTGTAAACCCTGCTCCATTACTACAGGATTTGCCGGTGCCGGAGCTTTCTCCGACGGTAAGCTTTCCTTATCCCCGGATGTCGGCGGAAATCTTCCTGATATATTAGGATATGAGAAAACCATTGAGTTACTAAAAGAATCCGATGACATTTACCTTAGTTTCGGTGCTGATACAAGCGTATACGGCATTGATAAAGACGAAGAAATCAGAGAAATCAGAAGAAGGGCTATAAACGCCAATCTCAAATTGATAGAATGTCCCATCCGTCATTTAGGTACGGAAGAAGGTTATAAAATCTATACAAGACTTCAGGAACACCTTTTAGCCAGTGGCGTAGAGATGAAATTTAACACCATGGTACAGGATATCCTTATAGAAGATAAGAAAGTACAGGCTGTTGTTTGTGCTGACGGTAATACTTATTATGCAGATGAAATCGTTTCTGCTATCGGACGTGAAGGCTCTGACTGGTTCAGCCATATCTGTCAGTCCCATGGTATCGAGACCAGGGTTGGTACTGTAGATATCGGTGTCAGAGTGGAGGTTCGTGATGAGGTAATGGAATTCCTCAATAAGAATCTATATGAAGCAAAGCTCGTGTACTACACTCCAACCTTTGATGATAAGGTAAGAACCTTCTGCTCCAATCCCTCCGGAGAGGTTGCAACAGAATATTATGAAAATGGTCTTGCTGTTGTTAACGGACATGCATATAAGTCGAAAGAAATGAAGACAAACAATACCAACTTTGCTATTCTGGTGTCTAAGAACTTTACAAAGCCTTTTAAAACACCAATTGAGTATGGTAAATACATCGCTCAGTTGAGCAATATGCTCTGCGACGGCAGAATCCTTGTTCAGACCTTTGGTGATTTCCAGAGAGGAAGAAGGACCACAGAAGAGAGGCTTTGCAGGAACAATCTTATTCCAACCTTAAAGGATGCGGTTCCCGGCGATCTGTCACTGGTATTCCCTCATCGAATCATGGTAGATATTAAGGAAATGATTCTTGCTCTTGATAAGGTTACTCCTGGTATTGCAAGTGATGAGACGCTGCTCTATGGTGTAGAGGTTAAGTTTTACTCCAATAAAGTCGTTGTTGATAAAGATTTTGAAACCAGCATTTCCGGTCTTCGTGCTATCGGTGACGGTGCTTCTGTAACCAGAGGTCTTCAGCAGGCTTCTGCCAACGGTATCAGCGTGGCCAAGAGTATTCTTGCTAAAATGGCGTAA